In a genomic window of Streptococcus oralis:
- a CDS encoding RES domain-containing protein translates to MKFCQKCFADEILKSQVIIAERQSSCDLCSNANDFVYDTQKDNYLIDYFSSFISIFSPIEKIENFQSGQETLLKTEVATNWNIFTTNDEYKVYQMLSEICKELFEEIPNLLNSPVGVDKMYDPIYLQEHSLFSKGWECFVEDIKYNNRFHSNQINKGILAKYCEAIQKTYSGGEQFFRCRIAKDRKQFEPEEIGAPPKGKSADGRANARGIVTLYLGDTEKTALHETRTGLYDHVCIGTFELKSPITVIDFKKINEISPFQDGIIDDIAELAINKKHLKQIDYEMGRVMRKSDDVLDYLPTQYIADFVRSIVSEEYPEQYAFQGIEFRSVMNLEGFNLAIFTPECFDVIDIKMKRINQISYVW, encoded by the coding sequence ATGAAGTTTTGTCAAAAATGCTTTGCAGATGAAATTCTTAAATCTCAAGTAATCATAGCTGAAAGACAGTCTAGCTGTGATTTATGTAGTAATGCGAATGACTTTGTTTATGATACGCAGAAAGATAATTATTTAATTGATTATTTTAGTTCATTTATTTCTATTTTTTCTCCAATAGAAAAAATAGAAAATTTCCAATCTGGGCAAGAGACGCTATTAAAAACTGAAGTAGCAACAAATTGGAACATATTTACTACTAATGATGAGTATAAGGTTTATCAAATGCTTTCAGAAATTTGTAAAGAACTGTTTGAAGAAATTCCAAATTTGTTAAACTCACCTGTTGGAGTAGATAAAATGTATGATCCTATCTATTTACAGGAGCATTCGTTATTCAGTAAGGGTTGGGAATGTTTTGTTGAAGATATTAAATATAATAATCGTTTTCATTCTAACCAGATTAATAAAGGTATTTTAGCAAAGTATTGTGAAGCTATCCAAAAGACTTATTCAGGAGGAGAACAATTCTTTAGATGTAGAATTGCAAAAGATAGAAAACAATTTGAGCCGGAAGAAATAGGTGCACCCCCTAAAGGTAAATCTGCTGATGGAAGAGCGAATGCAAGAGGGATTGTGACGTTATATTTGGGTGATACAGAAAAAACAGCATTACATGAAACTAGAACAGGTTTATATGACCATGTCTGCATTGGGACTTTTGAATTAAAGTCTCCTATAACAGTTATTGATTTTAAAAAAATCAATGAAATTAGTCCCTTTCAAGATGGGATTATTGATGACATTGCTGAGTTGGCAATTAATAAAAAGCATCTAAAACAAATTGATTATGAGATGGGGAGAGTAATGAGAAAGTCTGATGATGTTTTAGATTATCTCCCAACTCAATATATAGCTGATTTTGTCAGATCTATAGTCTCAGAAGAATATCCTGAACAATATGCCTTTCAAGGAATTGAATTCCGTAGTGTTATGAATCTAGAAGGTTTCAATTTAGCTATATTCACACCAGAGTGTTTTGATGTAATTGATATAAAAATGAAACGAATAAATCAGATTTCCTATGTCTGGTAG
- the purD gene encoding phosphoribosylamine--glycine ligase → MKLLVVGSGGREHAIAKKLLESKDVEKVFVAPGNDGMTLDGLELVNISISEHSKLIDFAKANDIAWTFIGPDDALAAGIVDDFNAAGLKAFGPTRAAAELEWSKDFAKEIMVKYGVPTAAYGTFSDFEEAKAYIEEKGAPIVVKADGLALGKGVVVAETVEQAVEAAHEMLLDNKFGDSGARVVIEEFLEGEEFSLFAFVNGDKFYTMPTAQDHKRAYDGDKGPNTGGMGAYAPVPHLPQSVVDTAVETIVKPVLEGMIKEGRPYLGVLYAGLILTADGPKVIEFNARFGDPETQIILPRLTSDFAQNITDILDGKDPNITWTDKGVTLGVVVASQGYPLDYEKGVKLPSKTEGDIITYYAGAKFAENSRALLSNGGRVYMLVTTADAVQEAQDTIYQELSQQKTEGLFYRTDIGSKAIK, encoded by the coding sequence ATGAAACTGTTAGTTGTCGGTTCTGGTGGTCGTGAACATGCGATTGCTAAGAAGTTGCTTGAATCAAAAGACGTTGAAAAAGTCTTTGTGGCTCCTGGGAATGACGGAATGACTCTGGATGGTCTGGAATTGGTAAATATCTCTATTTCCGAACATTCTAAGCTGATTGACTTCGCAAAAGCGAACGATATTGCTTGGACCTTTATCGGTCCAGATGATGCCCTTGCGGCTGGGATCGTGGATGATTTCAATGCAGCAGGCCTCAAGGCCTTTGGTCCGACTAGAGCTGCAGCGGAGCTGGAGTGGTCCAAGGATTTTGCCAAGGAAATCATGGTCAAATACGGCGTTCCGACAGCAGCCTACGGCACATTTTCAGATTTCGAGGAGGCCAAGGCCTATATCGAGGAGAAAGGTGCCCCAATCGTGGTCAAGGCGGATGGCTTGGCGCTTGGGAAGGGTGTCGTTGTTGCGGAGACGGTTGAGCAAGCAGTCGAAGCTGCTCATGAGATGCTTTTGGACAATAAATTCGGTGACTCAGGTGCGCGTGTGGTTATCGAGGAATTCCTTGAAGGAGAGGAATTTTCACTTTTTGCCTTTGTCAATGGTGACAAGTTCTACACCATGCCAACAGCTCAGGACCACAAACGTGCCTATGATGGCGACAAGGGGCCTAACACTGGTGGGATGGGTGCCTATGCACCAGTTCCCCACTTACCACAGAGTGTAGTTGATACGGCAGTGGAGACTATTGTCAAGCCAGTTCTTGAAGGGATGATTAAAGAAGGTCGTCCGTACCTTGGTGTCCTCTACGCGGGGCTTATTTTGACTGCTGACGGTCCGAAGGTTATAGAGTTCAACGCTCGTTTTGGTGATCCCGAAACACAGATTATCTTGCCTCGTTTGACATCTGACTTTGCGCAAAATATCACGGATATTCTTGATGGCAAGGATCCGAACATCACGTGGACGGACAAGGGTGTGACTCTGGGTGTGGTTGTCGCATCCCAGGGCTACCCGCTAGACTATGAAAAAGGTGTTAAGCTTCCATCCAAGACCGAAGGCGACATTATCACCTACTATGCTGGAGCTAAGTTTGCGGAAAATAGCAGAGCATTGCTATCAAATGGCGGACGTGTCTATATGCTAGTTACCACAGCCGATGCCGTTCAAGAAGCCCAAGATACCATCTACCAAGAACTCTCCCAGCAAAAAACAGAAGGCCTCTTTTACCGAACAGATATCGGAAGCAAGGCAATTAAGTAA
- a CDS encoding phosphoribosylaminoimidazole carboxylase has translation MNERLNDNPIVQGNWKTLSFRFRHETPLVAAAVPHNLR, from the coding sequence GTGAATGAACGATTGAATGATAATCCAATCGTTCAGGGAAATTGGAAGACCTTGAGCTTCCGATTTAGGCATGAGACACCTTTGGTGGCTGCTGCCGTTCCTCACAACCTAAGGTGA
- the purE gene encoding 5-(carboxyamino)imidazole ribonucleotide mutase, with product MKPVISIIMGSKSDWATMQQTAEVLDRFGVAYEKKVVSAHRTPDLMFRHAEEARSRGIKVIIAGAGGAAHLPGMVAAKTTLPVIGVPVKSRALSGVDSLYSIVQMPGGVPVATMAIGEAGATNAALFALRLLSVEDQAIATALADFAEEQGKIAEESTNELI from the coding sequence ATGAAACCAGTAATTTCCATTATCATGGGCTCAAAATCCGACTGGGCTACCATGCAACAAACAGCCGAAGTCCTAGACCGCTTCGGTGTAGCTTACGAAAAGAAAGTTGTTTCTGCCCACCGCACACCAGACCTCATGTTCAGACATGCGGAGGAAGCTCGTAGTCGCGGTATCAAGGTCATTATCGCAGGTGCAGGTGGCGCAGCCCATTTGCCAGGAATGGTCGCAGCCAAAACAACCCTTCCTGTCATCGGTGTACCTGTCAAATCGCGCGCTCTTAGTGGAGTGGACTCACTCTACTCTATCGTACAGATGCCAGGTGGTGTGCCTGTTGCGACGATGGCTATCGGTGAAGCAGGAGCGACAAATGCGGCCCTCTTTGCCCTCCGTCTCCTGTCAGTAGAGGACCAGGCTATTGCGACAGCATTGGCAGATTTCGCAGAAGAGCAAGGAAAAATCGCAGAGGAGTCTACCAATGAGCTCATCTAA
- the purK gene encoding 5-(carboxyamino)imidazole ribonucleotide synthase: MSSSKTIGIIGGGQLGQMMAISAIYMGHKVITLDPAADCPASRVAKIIVAPYNDVDALRQLAERCDVLTYEFENVDADGLDAVIKDGQLPQGTDLLRISQNRIFEKDFLANKAQVTVAPYKVVTSSQDLAEIDLSKNYVLKTATGGYDGHGQKVIRSTEDLEEAYALADSADCVLEEFVNFDLEISVIVSGNGKDVTVFPVQENIHRNNILSKTIVPARISESLADKAKAMAVRIAEQLNLSGTLCVEMFATADDIIVNEIAPRPHNSGHYSIEACDFSQFDTHILGVLGAPLPAIKLHAPAIMLNVLGQHVEAAEKYVTENPSAHLHLYGKIEAKHNRKMGHVTVFSDAPDEVEEF; this comes from the coding sequence ATGAGCTCATCTAAAACAATCGGAATTATCGGTGGCGGTCAGCTGGGTCAGATGATGGCCATTTCTGCTATCTACATGGGGCACAAGGTTATCACGCTGGATCCTGCGGCGGATTGTCCGGCTTCTCGTGTAGCGAAAATCATCGTGGCTCCTTATAACGATGTGGATGCCCTCCGTCAGTTGGCGGAGCGTTGCGATGTCCTCACTTATGAATTTGAAAATGTCGACGCTGACGGTTTGGACGCTGTTATCAAGGATGGGCAGCTCCCTCAAGGGACGGACCTGCTCCGCATTTCTCAAAATCGGATTTTTGAAAAGGATTTTCTCGCAAACAAGGCTCAAGTCACTGTGGCACCCTACAAGGTTGTGACTTCAAGTCAAGATTTGGCGGAGATTGACCTTTCTAAAAATTATGTCCTCAAGACGGCGACTGGTGGCTACGACGGGCATGGACAAAAGGTTATTCGCTCGACAGAAGATTTGGAAGAAGCCTATGCGCTGGCTGATTCTGCAGACTGTGTCTTGGAAGAATTTGTCAACTTTGACCTTGAGATTTCAGTCATCGTATCAGGGAATGGCAAGGACGTGACAGTATTCCCAGTTCAGGAAAATATCCACCGCAACAATATCCTGTCTAAGACCATTGTCCCAGCTCGCATTTCAGAAAGTCTAGCAGATAAGGCCAAAGCTATGGCCGTGAGAATCGCCGAGCAACTCAACTTATCTGGCACCCTTTGCGTGGAAATGTTTGCGACAGCTGATGACATCATCGTCAACGAAATTGCGCCACGTCCGCACAACTCAGGCCACTACTCTATTGAAGCCTGCGACTTCTCCCAGTTTGATACCCATATCTTGGGCGTTCTCGGAGCACCATTACCAGCCATCAAGCTACATGCACCAGCTATTATGCTCAATGTTCTCGGCCAGCATGTTGAGGCTGCTGAAAAATATGTCACAGAAAATCCAAGCGCCCACCTCCACCTGTATGGTAAAATAGAAGCGAAGCACAACCGCAAGATGGGACATGTGACTGTGTTTAGTGATGCGCCGGATGAGGTTGAGGAGTTTTAA
- a CDS encoding DEAD/DEAH box helicase, translating into MGIDDLIFNRTNTDTVVSSDPIQIFNYLDKKDGFGYLRTNQADFLKEWNERRTERDIVGVMHTGAGKTLVGLLMLQSKLVEEKEPAIYLCPTKQLVEQTVKQASHYGIEVCEIGDDNRIPIEFKNAEKVLVTTFSKLFNGKSIFGVKDFTNTASILKLGSILIDDAHSCVDYARNSSTIIIKNDAPAFNGIFELFKAEIERQSYGKYNSIQRSDASVSIQVPYWEWLSKIRDVKEILNTHFSQGDADFEYRMIQNLLDFSRCYISGTQIEITPKYNPIEQIPSFNNAKHRYILSATINEKDLREELGIEKSAIENPIVTSSYVVDVGERMILAPTKYHKDITDSLMRSWMITECKKQNIGLVVIVPSRNSSVTQEWEELGAKIIDNSNYEVILGGIESGNKEQVVLVNRYEGIDFPGEQSHILILDGLPEFSTNKDKAISITSQDDNWKLKIVQKIEQGLGRTVRSNSDYSVVLLLGDKLIDFISLKSNMKYFSLATQAQLSISNELVSGVVMSDVNAALEEITKSINYCLGRNQNWIKYAKDKLSEVNVSELAHTDISDIENEYDSYKQYVRHDYANSISKLETLRADKSGNELGRIYQEEAEVRFYSGDIRNSQNLQNLAFEKWDYAFKPETLGYQKVLKAPDIIEASFKFITDHSDKYSLSKFINGIISRLRYGNETSSEHFEKAIEDLGKLLGLQSTRPEKIKDDGGPDNLWLSRDFQFVIECKNREINNINKGDIEQLLHSELWFTNNYGNMYNQKLILFHAKSEKEREVQFSDNMYIVSNEKLNKLKDKIEQLKQLLNVNFDGLTKEQLQQYFFKTSLDITQIEHHFFTKAK; encoded by the coding sequence ATGGGCATTGATGATTTAATTTTTAATAGAACAAATACAGATACAGTCGTTAGTAGTGATCCAATTCAAATATTTAATTATTTGGATAAAAAGGATGGTTTTGGATATCTTCGAACAAACCAAGCAGATTTCTTAAAAGAATGGAATGAACGGCGAACTGAACGTGATATAGTTGGTGTAATGCATACAGGAGCCGGTAAAACGCTAGTTGGTTTGCTGATGCTTCAATCTAAATTGGTTGAGGAGAAAGAGCCAGCAATATATTTATGCCCAACAAAGCAACTTGTAGAACAGACTGTCAAACAAGCAAGCCATTACGGAATAGAAGTTTGTGAAATAGGTGATGATAATCGTATTCCGATAGAGTTTAAAAATGCTGAAAAAGTATTAGTGACGACTTTTTCTAAACTTTTTAACGGGAAGTCCATTTTTGGAGTTAAAGATTTTACTAATACAGCTAGTATATTAAAATTAGGTAGTATTCTGATAGATGATGCACACTCTTGTGTCGATTATGCTAGAAATAGTTCAACAATCATAATAAAAAATGATGCTCCAGCCTTTAATGGAATTTTTGAATTATTCAAAGCAGAAATTGAAAGGCAAAGTTATGGAAAATACAATTCAATTCAGAGATCTGACGCCAGCGTGAGTATTCAAGTTCCATATTGGGAATGGTTATCGAAAATTAGAGATGTGAAAGAGATTCTAAACACTCATTTCTCACAAGGGGATGCAGATTTTGAGTATCGTATGATACAAAATTTATTAGATTTTTCTCGTTGTTATATTTCAGGAACACAAATTGAGATTACACCTAAATATAATCCTATCGAACAAATACCGTCATTTAACAATGCTAAACATCGATATATTCTATCTGCTACTATAAATGAAAAGGATTTGAGGGAAGAACTAGGAATTGAAAAAAGTGCAATTGAAAATCCTATTGTGACAAGTAGCTATGTTGTTGATGTTGGCGAGAGAATGATATTAGCACCTACTAAGTACCATAAAGATATAACTGATAGTCTTATGAGGAGTTGGATGATTACTGAGTGTAAAAAACAAAATATAGGACTCGTTGTTATAGTACCTTCTCGAAATTCATCGGTAACACAAGAATGGGAGGAGCTAGGCGCGAAGATAATTGATAATTCAAATTATGAAGTTATTCTTGGTGGTATAGAGTCTGGGAACAAGGAACAAGTAGTATTGGTAAATAGATATGAGGGAATAGACTTTCCAGGAGAACAATCACATATCCTTATTTTGGATGGTTTACCTGAGTTTTCTACAAATAAAGATAAGGCTATTTCAATCACCTCTCAGGACGATAACTGGAAATTAAAAATCGTTCAAAAAATTGAACAAGGTCTAGGGAGAACCGTACGGTCAAATAGTGATTATAGTGTTGTTTTGTTGCTTGGAGATAAGCTCATTGATTTTATTAGCCTGAAGTCTAATATGAAGTATTTTTCTTTAGCAACACAAGCCCAACTTTCTATTAGTAATGAACTAGTTTCTGGAGTTGTAATGTCAGATGTTAATGCTGCACTGGAAGAAATTACGAAGTCAATCAATTACTGTTTGGGTAGAAATCAAAACTGGATAAAGTATGCTAAAGATAAATTATCTGAAGTAAATGTGTCGGAGTTAGCTCATACAGATATCTCTGATATTGAAAACGAGTATGATTCCTATAAGCAGTATGTAAGACATGATTATGCTAATTCCATATCTAAGTTGGAAACTTTGCGAGCTGATAAGTCTGGGAATGAGCTAGGTAGGATTTATCAAGAGGAAGCAGAAGTTAGGTTTTATAGTGGTGATATTAGAAACTCTCAAAATTTACAAAATCTAGCATTTGAGAAATGGGATTATGCTTTTAAACCGGAAACTTTAGGATATCAAAAAGTGCTAAAAGCGCCGGATATAATAGAAGCATCTTTTAAATTTATTACAGATCATAGTGATAAATATTCACTTAGTAAATTTATAAATGGTATTATAAGCAGATTACGTTATGGTAATGAGACATCTTCAGAACATTTTGAAAAAGCAATTGAAGATTTGGGGAAATTGCTCGGCTTACAGTCAACCAGACCGGAAAAGATAAAAGATGACGGCGGACCAGATAATCTGTGGCTTTCTAGAGACTTTCAGTTTGTTATAGAATGCAAAAATAGAGAAATTAACAATATTAATAAAGGTGATATAGAACAATTACTTCATTCAGAATTGTGGTTCACCAATAATTATGGTAATATGTACAATCAAAAATTGATTTTATTCCATGCAAAGTCTGAGAAAGAAAGAGAAGTTCAGTTTTCAGATAATATGTATATTGTTTCGAACGAGAAACTTAATAAGCTTAAAGATAAAATAGAACAATTAAAGCAATTATTGAATGTAAATTTTGATGGTCTAACAAAAGAACAATTGCAGCAATATTTCTTCAAAACTAGCCTTGATATTACACAAATTGAACATCATTTCTTTACCAAAGCGAAATGA
- the purB gene encoding adenylosuccinate lyase translates to MINRYSRPEMANIWSEENKYRAWLEVEILADEAWAELGEIPKEDVALIREKADFDIDRILEIEQETRHDVVAFTRAVSETLGEERKWVHYGLTSTDVVDTAYGYLYKQANDIIRRDLENFTNIIADKAKEHKFTIMMGRTHGVHAEPTTFGLKLATWYSEMKRNIERFEHAAAGVEAGKISGAVGNFANIPPFVEKYVCDKLGIRAQEISTQVLPRDLHAEYFAVLASIATSIERMATEIRGLQKSEQREVEEFFAKGQKGSSAMPHKRNPIGSENMTGLARVIRGHMVTAYENVALWHERDISHSSAERIITPDTTILIDYMLNRFGNIVKNLTVFPENMIRNMNSTFGLIFSQRAMLTLIEKGMTREQAYDLVQPKTAHSWDNQVDFKPLLEADPEVTSRLTQEEIDEIFNPAYYTKRVEDIFERIGLGD, encoded by the coding sequence ATGATTAACCGTTACTCTCGCCCTGAGATGGCGAATATTTGGAGTGAAGAAAATAAATACCGTGCTTGGCTTGAGGTGGAAATCTTGGCTGATGAGGCATGGGCTGAGTTGGGGGAAATCCCTAAGGAAGATGTGGCTTTGATTCGCGAAAAGGCGGACTTTGACATCGACCGTATTTTAGAAATTGAGCAGGAGACTCGCCACGATGTGGTGGCTTTCACGCGTGCGGTTTCTGAGACGCTTGGTGAAGAGCGCAAGTGGGTCCACTATGGTTTGACTTCTACTGACGTGGTGGATACGGCCTACGGATACCTCTACAAGCAGGCCAACGACATCATCCGTCGTGACCTTGAAAACTTCACCAACATCATCGCTGATAAGGCTAAGGAGCACAAGTTCACCATCATGATGGGGCGTACCCACGGTGTGCACGCTGAGCCGACAACTTTTGGTCTTAAATTGGCGACTTGGTACAGCGAAATGAAGCGCAATATCGAGCGTTTCGAGCATGCGGCTGCTGGTGTGGAAGCTGGTAAGATTTCTGGTGCGGTTGGTAACTTTGCCAACATCCCACCATTCGTTGAAAAATACGTCTGCGACAAACTCGGTATCCGTGCTCAAGAAATCTCTACACAGGTGCTTCCTCGTGACCTTCACGCTGAGTACTTCGCAGTTCTTGCCAGCATCGCAACTTCTATCGAGCGTATGGCGACTGAAATTCGTGGTTTGCAAAAATCTGAGCAACGCGAAGTAGAAGAGTTCTTTGCCAAAGGTCAAAAAGGGTCTTCAGCCATGCCTCACAAACGCAATCCTATCGGTTCTGAAAACATGACAGGTCTTGCGCGTGTCATCCGTGGTCACATGGTGACGGCCTATGAGAACGTCGCTCTCTGGCATGAACGTGATATCTCTCACTCATCAGCAGAGCGTATTATCACACCGGACACGACCATTTTGATCGACTACATGCTCAACCGTTTTGGAAACATCGTCAAGAACTTGACGGTCTTCCCAGAAAACATGATCCGTAACATGAACTCAACTTTCGGTCTCATCTTCAGCCAGCGTGCTATGTTGACCTTGATTGAGAAAGGTATGACACGTGAGCAAGCTTACGACCTTGTTCAACCTAAGACAGCACACTCTTGGGACAACCAAGTAGACTTCAAACCACTTCTGGAAGCAGATCCAGAAGTGACATCACGCCTGACTCAAGAGGAGATTGATGAAATCTTCAACCCAGCATACTACACCAAACGAGTAGAGGATATCTTTGAACGTATCGGACTTGGTGACTAA